Within the Thalassotalea ponticola genome, the region TCCGATGAATGACGGAAAACTTTACACCGGTTTTGTCGCAGCGTCAGCGGATAAGATTTTCGAAAGTACTAACAACTAAACCTCTGGTAGCCGAATAAAGTGAACCTTGGGTTCACTTTTTTTTAACTGTCACTTTCTCGAGTATTTAACACTTGGCCACATGTAAAAACTAATCGCTATGCAAGCGCCTTGTTAAATTCTTAGTGTCAGTTAGAATAAGCCGACAAATTAAAAGGAGTGTATATGAAAGCACAAGTTAAATGGGTAGGCGATAACACCTTTATGGGCACATCTGATAGTGGTCATAGCATGTTAATGGACGCCAATGGTGGTGCCACAGCAGTAAGCCCAATGGAAAACGTACTACTGTCATTAGGTGGCTGCTCGTCAGTTGATGTGGTTAGTATTCTAGAAAAAGCTCGCCAACAAGTGACTCAATGTGTCGTTCACCTTGAGGGAACCAGAGCTGAAAGCACACCAAAAGTGTTTACTGATATCCACCTGCATTTTGTAATTACAGGGCACGATGTATCAGCTAAGCACGTTGAACGAGCTGTAGCACTATCTGCCGATAAGTATTGCTCTGTTGCTCTAATGCTTAACAACACGGTGAATATTACTCACGACTTTGAGATTGTTGGTGCCTAATCAACTTCTATCTACAACTTGTCGCTAATCTATTAGCGACAAGTTATCTGCGCTTGCCAACGACGTCGCGCCAATTACTACGGTATCCCCTCGTAACAGAACATCCCCACTTAATGGCGGATTATACGCTTATATAAAAATAAACCCTGTTCTGCGCATACTCGCATTCTAATAAAACCGCAATAAGGGTAACACTAGTACTCCAGCGCTCGCCTTAGAGTGCAATAGAGCGTCGCTAGCACTCTTATCGCGCTTATCGTTGATAACGAGTAACATGGACCTTACAAGGGCGCTTAAACCCAATGTCACGCCTTAGAGATGCAACGTGGTGGCATCGCAACACCCCAATCAACGGTAGGTTTGCATCCAGTCCATTTGCTGGTTAGCAAGTTGCTTTTTTTCCATGAGTTGCTCTATCAACGGGGTTAATATTAGCTCCATAGCTAAACCCATTTTACCCCCCGGTACCACAAGCGTGTTTATACGCGACATAAATGCGCCATCAATCATCCGCAAATAATATGGGAAATCGACGTTTTTCTTTTCGCGAAAACGAATAACGACAAAACTCTCATCGGCGGTTGGGATGGCTTTCGCGGAAAATGGATTAGAGGTATCAACGGTTGGCACCCGTTGAAAATTGATATGAGTCCGTGAAAACTGAGGTGTGATAAAGTTGAAATAGTCATCCATTGAATTGACAATGCTATCACTGACTGCTTCTCTAGAATGGCCACGTCGGCTCGTATCGCGAATGATTTTTTGAATCCACTCCAAATTGACAATCGGTACCAAGCCAATTAATAGATCAACGTGCTTTGCCACATCGTTTTGTTCAGTTACCACGCCCCCGTGTAAACCTTCGTAAAACAATAAGTCACTATCGGCCCCAATTGACTCCCAAGGAGTGAACGTGCCAGGCATTTGATTATATGGCACCGCTTCGTCAAAGGTGTGTAAATAACGACGCATGGTACCCTCACCCTTCTCGCCAAAATCGCGAAACAGTTGCTCTAAGGCACCAAAATCATTGGCTACGTCACCAAAATAACTCACCGAACGGCCTTCGCTTTTTGCTTTGCGACGCTCGAGTTCCATCTCCGGTCGTGAGAATCGGTGAAAACTATCACCCTCGACCATCGCTGCACGGATATCAAGCGACCGAAACATATGGGCAAATGCTTCAGAAGTCGTTGATGTGCCGGCACCGGATGATCCAGTAACCGCAATAATAGGGTTGCGTTCAGACATGATGTTTAAAAAAAGTTAACAGACCTACTGTTATACG harbors:
- a CDS encoding OsmC family protein is translated as MKAQVKWVGDNTFMGTSDSGHSMLMDANGGATAVSPMENVLLSLGGCSSVDVVSILEKARQQVTQCVVHLEGTRAESTPKVFTDIHLHFVITGHDVSAKHVERAVALSADKYCSVALMLNNTVNITHDFEIVGA
- a CDS encoding phosphoribulokinase, with product MSERNPIIAVTGSSGAGTSTTSEAFAHMFRSLDIRAAMVEGDSFHRFSRPEMELERRKAKSEGRSVSYFGDVANDFGALEQLFRDFGEKGEGTMRRYLHTFDEAVPYNQMPGTFTPWESIGADSDLLFYEGLHGGVVTEQNDVAKHVDLLIGLVPIVNLEWIQKIIRDTSRRGHSREAVSDSIVNSMDDYFNFITPQFSRTHINFQRVPTVDTSNPFSAKAIPTADESFVVIRFREKKNVDFPYYLRMIDGAFMSRINTLVVPGGKMGLAMELILTPLIEQLMEKKQLANQQMDWMQTYR